One part of the Marispirochaeta sp. genome encodes these proteins:
- the tilS gene encoding tRNA lysidine(34) synthetase TilS, whose protein sequence is MKARKNKQIIENKAVSDFFEQWKIDPDQGILIAVSGGIDSTALMGLLARYRDSRRQSFNLHGLYVNHNIRSMEEIEHDWKSLTRAAEICAVPLHRVDLPEGSITRSAATRHEGIESAARRARYKALEEWRNRLRFGYIALGHTLDDLVETMLMRFLQGSGVSGLHGIPPVMGSRIRPLLEISKEELKRIVQDFGLPFSEDSSNMEDWYLRNRIRRTIMPLLLEEFPSMAESLKKSARFFREEEALLQDEAYRRIHWNLGEHEAEIEIDLFFSAPDALRIRSLLALVNHYIPGKSRVPRDFLSLQDTSPARKDAVLLQGHGFTVKRQNDQLIFIPSVVFKAKTRYVKRIFWGIDGGIGELAYTWNSSCSGPNPGGAIALPLRCRERELYLRSRRLSDSIRTSGGTKRLKDLFREFGITEEFRDRIPVLQAGDEVAAVFGSVFGYRDMLAKGYRAENEQQKAVLLRIRRMEMRIGR, encoded by the coding sequence ATGAAAGCGCGAAAAAATAAACAGATTATAGAAAATAAAGCTGTGTCTGACTTTTTTGAACAGTGGAAAATTGATCCCGACCAGGGAATCCTCATCGCGGTGTCGGGAGGAATTGACAGTACCGCCCTTATGGGACTTTTGGCGCGTTACAGAGACTCCCGCAGACAGTCATTTAATCTTCATGGGCTTTACGTAAACCACAATATTCGGTCAATGGAAGAGATTGAACACGACTGGAAGAGCCTGACACGGGCCGCAGAAATTTGCGCAGTGCCGCTCCATCGAGTTGATCTTCCGGAGGGTTCAATAACCAGATCCGCAGCAACGCGACACGAGGGAATCGAATCCGCAGCCCGTCGTGCCAGATACAAAGCCCTTGAGGAGTGGCGGAACAGACTCCGGTTTGGCTATATTGCCCTGGGCCACACGCTGGATGACCTTGTGGAGACCATGCTGATGCGCTTCCTGCAGGGCTCCGGTGTCTCCGGTCTGCACGGTATTCCTCCCGTCATGGGCAGCAGGATTCGCCCGCTGCTTGAAATCAGCAAAGAGGAACTGAAGCGGATTGTTCAGGATTTTGGACTGCCCTTCAGCGAAGACAGCAGCAACATGGAAGACTGGTATCTGCGTAACCGTATTCGCAGAACCATTATGCCCCTGCTCCTGGAGGAGTTCCCCTCCATGGCGGAGAGTCTGAAAAAATCGGCCAGGTTTTTCCGGGAGGAAGAAGCACTTCTTCAGGATGAAGCATACCGCAGAATCCACTGGAATCTTGGGGAACATGAAGCCGAAATTGAGATTGATCTTTTTTTCTCCGCCCCTGACGCACTGCGGATCAGAAGCCTCCTGGCACTTGTCAATCACTATATACCAGGCAAATCAAGGGTTCCCAGGGATTTTCTTTCATTACAGGATACCTCCCCGGCCAGGAAGGATGCAGTCCTGCTGCAAGGGCATGGTTTTACTGTTAAAAGACAGAACGACCAGCTGATCTTTATTCCCTCTGTTGTATTTAAGGCTAAAACACGCTATGTTAAGAGAATATTCTGGGGGATCGACGGGGGCATCGGTGAGCTTGCCTACACGTGGAACTCTTCCTGTTCAGGGCCGAATCCCGGGGGAGCGATCGCTCTTCCGCTCAGGTGCAGGGAGCGGGAGCTTTATTTGCGCAGTAGACGGCTGTCCGATTCAATACGGACCTCGGGGGGGACTAAGCGCCTCAAGGATCTGTTCAGGGAATTTGGCATTACTGAAGAGTTTCGCGACAGAATTCCGGTATTACAGGCAGGCGATGAAGTCGCTGCTGTCTTTGGATCGGTTTTTGGTTACCGGGATATGCTGGCTAAAGGCTATCGCGCTGAAAATGAACAGCAGAAGGCAGTACTGCTGCGGATACGACGGATGGAGATGAGGATTGGACGATAA
- the pth gene encoding aminoacyl-tRNA hydrolase, which translates to MKNSLRDTLLVIGLGNPGREYEKTRHNAGFLVLNELAERFSLKFKKPFFHPWRCALTDIQTEGGTCRLVLVQPLTYMNASGTVLPDLLCKFSVSPEKLVIICDTLDLSPGIIRIKGKGSSGGQRGLASILSMLGTERIRRIVVGIGRPEDNKEVVDWVLTVPGDEEVHDFMLGVRKAADALLDMTRLPLERVMNNFNESAKK; encoded by the coding sequence GTGAAGAATAGTCTCCGGGACACCTTATTAGTCATCGGACTTGGAAATCCTGGAAGGGAATATGAGAAAACCCGGCACAATGCCGGGTTTCTTGTTCTGAACGAGCTTGCAGAACGGTTCTCGCTCAAATTTAAAAAGCCTTTCTTCCACCCATGGCGTTGTGCCCTCACGGATATACAAACCGAAGGAGGAACGTGCCGGCTGGTACTGGTGCAGCCCTTGACCTACATGAACGCCTCAGGCACTGTCTTACCCGATCTGCTGTGCAAGTTTTCTGTAAGCCCAGAAAAACTTGTAATTATTTGCGATACTCTCGATTTGTCTCCTGGTATAATCCGGATTAAAGGGAAGGGATCATCCGGCGGACAAAGAGGACTTGCATCGATATTATCTATGCTTGGAACTGAGAGGATCAGGCGCATTGTTGTCGGCATCGGCAGACCTGAAGATAATAAAGAGGTGGTTGATTGGGTTCTCACGGTACCCGGAGATGAGGAAGTGCATGATTTTATGCTTGGTGTCCGAAAGGCGGCGGACGCACTGCTGGATATGACCCGGCTTCCTTTGGAGCGGGTTATGAATAATTTCAATGAAAGCGCGAAAAAATAA